From the Streptomyces syringium genome, one window contains:
- a CDS encoding phage tail tube protein, whose translation MPGMNPSEIRVAGTGRILVAKVGTDAPLDTTTEWSAAWHDLGYTSTDGVKFGRKGKTANIDTWQSLTPARTIYTERELTLKFGMLQLNEDTLPFFFGGGDVAETAPNSGIYKYEIQSDQGEDERALGLEFTDGADVRYRFVVPRGLVTVSDDMDLNRKGAVKLGVTFTAMASKAGAPLATWLMKDKAFAAK comes from the coding sequence ATGCCCGGTATGAACCCGAGCGAGATCCGCGTTGCCGGCACCGGCCGCATCCTCGTCGCCAAGGTCGGCACCGACGCCCCCCTCGACACCACCACCGAGTGGAGCGCGGCCTGGCACGACCTGGGTTACACCAGCACCGACGGTGTGAAGTTCGGCCGCAAGGGCAAGACCGCCAACATCGACACCTGGCAGTCGCTCACCCCGGCCCGCACGATCTACACCGAGCGCGAGCTGACCCTGAAGTTCGGCATGCTCCAGCTCAACGAGGACACCCTGCCGTTCTTCTTCGGTGGCGGCGACGTCGCCGAGACCGCCCCGAACTCGGGCATCTACAAGTACGAGATCCAGAGCGACCAGGGCGAGGACGAGCGCGCCCTGGGTCTGGAATTCACCGACGGCGCCGACGTCCGCTACCGCTTCGTCGTGCCGCGCGGTCTGGTCACGGTCAGCGATGACATGGACCTCAACCGCAAGGGTGCGGTCAAGCTGGGCGTCACCTTCACGGCGATGGCCTCGAAGGCGGGC